The proteins below are encoded in one region of Thunnus maccoyii chromosome 24, fThuMac1.1, whole genome shotgun sequence:
- the abi3bpb gene encoding ABI family, member 3 (NESH) binding protein b isoform X3: protein MAGIAPLLRVLLLLLGGTILLCGIPAQGIRVRRQNMKVRINATGDTIVMKFVRPSPDVKLEGYILGYGSSMFSKQFIQLPENGKPYETEMDAEPKYLVAVQPIPANDVKKHCTGKVNLEKPLHLVIGSVSPTAVLLSWGNYLKTPYEGNIMNECLEDGFYTIRYRERNRKWIYQTCPTSDTVIDNLKPNTAYEFGVRSNKDDRSGTWSKPVIHNTNMGNKNAQKPYKLRNPLAKPMKPLGPHTLFPPRPALHNRTQPRLPALFKNPGFPGAPRTSFVPPDSHQDSFPLPGSAEPKRPHVSFDKGNTFRNDSNQPADPPPALPHLLPTKAPPTNTTASPLLKLPSNGDMLQGQTQPRAPTNAPEKPHNPSAFGKSQDRSSLLRSALANERAKANNWGQSSKRNLSPSLPLQPYNPAASTVSRSMGPPSRKPLFPFSNGFRQPHSSSRSSNSSPTSGKLGVNGQPHRGISPPKPALWSRPRLGSPARPSTPINKKPNQVGKPGDTDKVNNLKQNDKLPFLKPKVPLATTKPTKQERKQATTVSPTPATSRQETWEDSDLFKSKPTSDVDALGKKRYVAPHVIYQTGKKPDEPCSITSSLSYFPEDEPSEANVTAPPRTAPSNLTVVTVEGCPSFIILDWEKTDNDTTEYEVISTTKGPDGEQVSILTTNQTHTTVENLKPESSYEFKVKPKNELGEGPSSEPVSFNTESADPRVSENVSGKDAIWTQFPFKTDSYSDCHGKQYVKRTWYRKFVGVQLCNSLRYKIYLSDSLNGKFYNIGDQTGFGEDHCQFVDSFLDGRTGRQLQADQLPSRAGFYRALRQEPVHFGQIGGHSHVNYVSWYECGTPIPGKW, encoded by the exons ATGGCGGGCATCGCTCCCCTCCTCCGagtcctcctcctgctgctcggAGGCACGATTCTGCTCTGCGGCATCCCTGCGCAGGGGATCAGAG TGCGGCGGCAGAACATGAAGGTTCGGATCAACGCCACCGGCGACACCATTGTGATGAAATTTGTGCGTCCGAGTCCGGACGTGAAGCTGGAGGGTTATATTCTGGGTTACGGCAGCAGCATGTTCTCCAAACAGTTCATCCAGCTGCCCGAGAACGGGAAACCCTACGAGACCGAGATGG ACGCAGAACCCAAGTACCTGGTGGCCGTCCAGCCAATCCCAGCCAACGACGTGAAGAAGCACTGCACAG GGAAGGTGAACCTGGAGAAGCCGCTCCACCTGGTGATCGGCTCCGTCAGCCCGACGGCGGTGCTGCTGTCCTGGGGAAACTACCTGAAGACGCCGTACGAAGGGAACATCATGAACGAATGTCTCGAGGACGG GTTCTACACCATCCGCTACAGGGAGAGGAACAGGAAGTGGATCTACCAGACCTGCCCGACCAGCGACACAGTCATTGACAACCTGAAACCCAACACGGCGTATGAGTTTGGCGTCCGCTCCAACAAGGACGACCGCAGCGGCACATGGAGCAAACCAGTCATCCATAACACCAACATGGGCA ATAAAAATGCACAGAAGCCATACAAGCTGCGAAATCCTCTGGCAAAGCCGATG aaacCACTCGGACCTCACACTCTGTTCCCGCCTCGTCCGG CTTTGCACAACCGGACGCAGCCGCGACTCCCTGCTCTGTTCAAAAACCCAGGTTTCCCTGGAGCACCACGCACTTCTTTTG TGCCACCTGACAGCCACCAGGACTCTTTCCCTCTGCCAGGTTCAGCTGAACCTAAACGGCCTCATGTGTCATTCG ACAAAGGAAACACTTTTAGAAACGACAGCAACCAACCAGCGGATCCTCCTCCTGCCCTCCCCCACCTCCTGCCCACCAAAGCCCCTCCCACCAACACCACTGCCTCCCCCCTCCTTAAATTACCCTCCAATGGTGACATGCTTCAGGGGCAGACTCAGCCCAGGGCGCCCACTAATGCACCTGAGAAGCCTCATAACCCTTCTG CTTTCGGCAAATCACAGGACAGATCGTCACTGCTGAGATCAGCTCTGGCCAATGAGCGGGCCAAAGCTAATAACTGGG GTCAAAGCAGCAAAAGAAATCTCTCTCCGTCGCTGCCTTTACAGCCCTACAACCCAGCTGCTTCCACGGTTTCCAGATCCATGGGGCCTCCATCAAGAAAACCCCTCTTTCCCTTCTCTAACGGCTTCAGACAGCCCCACTCTTCCTCTAGATCCAGTAACTCATCCCCGACCTCGGGCAAACTCGGGG TAAACGGACAGCCTCACCGGGGCATTTCCCCACCTAAACCCGCCTTATGGTCCCGACCTCgactgg GATCTCCAGCTCGCCCGTCCACACCGATCAACAAGAAACCAAACCAGGTTGGAAAACCCGGAGACACAG ACAAGGTGAACAACCTGAAGCAGAACGACAAGTTGCCGTTCCTGAAACCCAAAGTGCCGCTGGCAACCACCAAGCCCACCAAGCAGGAACGAAAACAAGCCACAACTGTTTCACCGACACCTGCCA cCAGTCGACAGGAAACCTGGGAGGACTCAGACTTGTTTAAATCAAAGCCAACGTCTGACGTCGATGCCCTGGGCAAGAAACGTTACGTGG CACCGCATGTTATCTACCAAACCGGCAAGAAACCGGACGAGCCGtgctccatcacctcctccctCAGCTACTTCCCTGAAGACGAACCCAGCGAGGCAAACGTGACGGCTCCGCCCAGGACTGCTCCCTCCAACCTCACTGTGGTAACGGTGGAGGGATGCCCATCCTTCATCATCCTGGACTGGGAGAAAACGGACAACGACACCACCG AGTATGAGGTCATCTCCACCACTAAAGGACCCGACGGAGAACAGGTTTCCATCCTGACCACCAACCAGACTCACACCACCGTGGAGAACCTCAAACCTGAGAGCAG TTATGAGTTCAAGGTGAAGCCAAAGAACGAGCTGGGTGAAGGTCCTTCCAGTGAACCGGTGTCCTTCAACACAGAGTCAG CGGACCCGCGGGTGAGCGAGAACGTCTCAG GAAAAGACGCCATTTGGACTCAGTTCCCCTTCAAGACGGACTCGTACTCCGACTGCCACGGCAAACAGTACGTGAAGAGAACCTGGTACCGCAAGTTTGTGGGCGTTCAGCTCTGTAACTCGCTCAGGTACAAGATCTACCTCAGCGACTCGCTCAACG GTAAATTCTACAACA
- the abi3bpb gene encoding ABI family, member 3 (NESH) binding protein b isoform X7, translated as MAGIAPLLRVLLLLLGGTILLCGIPAQGIRVRRQNMKVRINATGDTIVMKFVRPSPDVKLEGYILGYGSSMFSKQFIQLPENGKPYETEMDAEPKYLVAVQPIPANDVKKHCTGKVNLEKPLHLVIGSVSPTAVLLSWGNYLKTPYEGNIMNECLEDGFYTIRYRERNRKWIYQTCPTSDTVIDNLKPNTAYEFGVRSNKDDRSGTWSKPVIHNTNMGNKNAQKPYKLRNPLAKPMKPLGPHTLFPPRPALHNRTQPRLPALFKNPGFPGAPRTSFVPPDSHQDSFPLPGSAEPKRPHVSFDKGNTFRNDSNQPADPPPALPHLLPTKAPPTNTTASPLLKLPSNGDMLQGQTQPRAPTNAPEKPHNPSVNGQPHRGISPPKPALWSRPRLGSPARPSTPINKKPNQVGKPGDTDKVNNLKQNDKLPFLKPKVPLATTKPTKQERKQATTVSPTPATSRQETWEDSDLFKSKPTSDVDALGKKRYVAPHVIYQTGKKPDEPCSITSSLSYFPEDEPSEANVTAPPRTAPSNLTVVTVEGCPSFIILDWEKTDNDTTEYEVISTTKGPDGEQVSILTTNQTHTTVENLKPESSYEFKVKPKNELGEGPSSEPVSFNTESADPRVSENVSGKDAIWTQFPFKTDSYSDCHGKQYVKRTWYRKFVGVQLCNSLRYKIYLSDSLNGKFYNIGDQTGFGEDHCQFVDSFLDGRTGRQLQADQLPSRAGFYRALRQEPVHFGQIGGHSHVNYVSWYECGTPIPGKW; from the exons ATGGCGGGCATCGCTCCCCTCCTCCGagtcctcctcctgctgctcggAGGCACGATTCTGCTCTGCGGCATCCCTGCGCAGGGGATCAGAG TGCGGCGGCAGAACATGAAGGTTCGGATCAACGCCACCGGCGACACCATTGTGATGAAATTTGTGCGTCCGAGTCCGGACGTGAAGCTGGAGGGTTATATTCTGGGTTACGGCAGCAGCATGTTCTCCAAACAGTTCATCCAGCTGCCCGAGAACGGGAAACCCTACGAGACCGAGATGG ACGCAGAACCCAAGTACCTGGTGGCCGTCCAGCCAATCCCAGCCAACGACGTGAAGAAGCACTGCACAG GGAAGGTGAACCTGGAGAAGCCGCTCCACCTGGTGATCGGCTCCGTCAGCCCGACGGCGGTGCTGCTGTCCTGGGGAAACTACCTGAAGACGCCGTACGAAGGGAACATCATGAACGAATGTCTCGAGGACGG GTTCTACACCATCCGCTACAGGGAGAGGAACAGGAAGTGGATCTACCAGACCTGCCCGACCAGCGACACAGTCATTGACAACCTGAAACCCAACACGGCGTATGAGTTTGGCGTCCGCTCCAACAAGGACGACCGCAGCGGCACATGGAGCAAACCAGTCATCCATAACACCAACATGGGCA ATAAAAATGCACAGAAGCCATACAAGCTGCGAAATCCTCTGGCAAAGCCGATG aaacCACTCGGACCTCACACTCTGTTCCCGCCTCGTCCGG CTTTGCACAACCGGACGCAGCCGCGACTCCCTGCTCTGTTCAAAAACCCAGGTTTCCCTGGAGCACCACGCACTTCTTTTG TGCCACCTGACAGCCACCAGGACTCTTTCCCTCTGCCAGGTTCAGCTGAACCTAAACGGCCTCATGTGTCATTCG ACAAAGGAAACACTTTTAGAAACGACAGCAACCAACCAGCGGATCCTCCTCCTGCCCTCCCCCACCTCCTGCCCACCAAAGCCCCTCCCACCAACACCACTGCCTCCCCCCTCCTTAAATTACCCTCCAATGGTGACATGCTTCAGGGGCAGACTCAGCCCAGGGCGCCCACTAATGCACCTGAGAAGCCTCATAACCCTTCTG TAAACGGACAGCCTCACCGGGGCATTTCCCCACCTAAACCCGCCTTATGGTCCCGACCTCgactgg GATCTCCAGCTCGCCCGTCCACACCGATCAACAAGAAACCAAACCAGGTTGGAAAACCCGGAGACACAG ACAAGGTGAACAACCTGAAGCAGAACGACAAGTTGCCGTTCCTGAAACCCAAAGTGCCGCTGGCAACCACCAAGCCCACCAAGCAGGAACGAAAACAAGCCACAACTGTTTCACCGACACCTGCCA cCAGTCGACAGGAAACCTGGGAGGACTCAGACTTGTTTAAATCAAAGCCAACGTCTGACGTCGATGCCCTGGGCAAGAAACGTTACGTGG CACCGCATGTTATCTACCAAACCGGCAAGAAACCGGACGAGCCGtgctccatcacctcctccctCAGCTACTTCCCTGAAGACGAACCCAGCGAGGCAAACGTGACGGCTCCGCCCAGGACTGCTCCCTCCAACCTCACTGTGGTAACGGTGGAGGGATGCCCATCCTTCATCATCCTGGACTGGGAGAAAACGGACAACGACACCACCG AGTATGAGGTCATCTCCACCACTAAAGGACCCGACGGAGAACAGGTTTCCATCCTGACCACCAACCAGACTCACACCACCGTGGAGAACCTCAAACCTGAGAGCAG TTATGAGTTCAAGGTGAAGCCAAAGAACGAGCTGGGTGAAGGTCCTTCCAGTGAACCGGTGTCCTTCAACACAGAGTCAG CGGACCCGCGGGTGAGCGAGAACGTCTCAG GAAAAGACGCCATTTGGACTCAGTTCCCCTTCAAGACGGACTCGTACTCCGACTGCCACGGCAAACAGTACGTGAAGAGAACCTGGTACCGCAAGTTTGTGGGCGTTCAGCTCTGTAACTCGCTCAGGTACAAGATCTACCTCAGCGACTCGCTCAACG GTAAATTCTACAACA
- the abi3bpb gene encoding ABI family, member 3 (NESH) binding protein b isoform X8: MAGIAPLLRVLLLLLGGTILLCGIPAQGIRVRRQNMKVRINATGDTIVMKFVRPSPDVKLEGYILGYGSSMFSKQFIQLPENGKPYETEMDAEPKYLVAVQPIPANDVKKHCTGKVNLEKPLHLVIGSVSPTAVLLSWGNYLKTPYEGNIMNECLEDGFYTIRYRERNRKWIYQTCPTSDTVIDNLKPNTAYEFGVRSNKDDRSGTWSKPVIHNTNMGNKNAQKPYKLRNPLAKPMKPLGPHTLFPPRPALHNRTQPRLPALFKNPGFPGAPRTSFVPPDSHQDSFPLPGSAEPKRPHVSFDKGNTFRNDSNQPADPPPALPHLLPTKAPPTNTTASPLLKLPSNGDMLQGQTQPRAPTNAPEKPHNPSGSPARPSTPINKKPNQVGKPGDTDKVNNLKQNDKLPFLKPKVPLATTKPTKQERKQATTVSPTPATSRQETWEDSDLFKSKPTSDVDALGKKRYVAPHVIYQTGKKPDEPCSITSSLSYFPEDEPSEANVTAPPRTAPSNLTVVTVEGCPSFIILDWEKTDNDTTEYEVISTTKGPDGEQVSILTTNQTHTTVENLKPESSYEFKVKPKNELGEGPSSEPVSFNTESADPRVSENVSGKDAIWTQFPFKTDSYSDCHGKQYVKRTWYRKFVGVQLCNSLRYKIYLSDSLNGKFYNIGDQTGFGEDHCQFVDSFLDGRTGRQLQADQLPSRAGFYRALRQEPVHFGQIGGHSHVNYVSWYECGTPIPGKW; this comes from the exons ATGGCGGGCATCGCTCCCCTCCTCCGagtcctcctcctgctgctcggAGGCACGATTCTGCTCTGCGGCATCCCTGCGCAGGGGATCAGAG TGCGGCGGCAGAACATGAAGGTTCGGATCAACGCCACCGGCGACACCATTGTGATGAAATTTGTGCGTCCGAGTCCGGACGTGAAGCTGGAGGGTTATATTCTGGGTTACGGCAGCAGCATGTTCTCCAAACAGTTCATCCAGCTGCCCGAGAACGGGAAACCCTACGAGACCGAGATGG ACGCAGAACCCAAGTACCTGGTGGCCGTCCAGCCAATCCCAGCCAACGACGTGAAGAAGCACTGCACAG GGAAGGTGAACCTGGAGAAGCCGCTCCACCTGGTGATCGGCTCCGTCAGCCCGACGGCGGTGCTGCTGTCCTGGGGAAACTACCTGAAGACGCCGTACGAAGGGAACATCATGAACGAATGTCTCGAGGACGG GTTCTACACCATCCGCTACAGGGAGAGGAACAGGAAGTGGATCTACCAGACCTGCCCGACCAGCGACACAGTCATTGACAACCTGAAACCCAACACGGCGTATGAGTTTGGCGTCCGCTCCAACAAGGACGACCGCAGCGGCACATGGAGCAAACCAGTCATCCATAACACCAACATGGGCA ATAAAAATGCACAGAAGCCATACAAGCTGCGAAATCCTCTGGCAAAGCCGATG aaacCACTCGGACCTCACACTCTGTTCCCGCCTCGTCCGG CTTTGCACAACCGGACGCAGCCGCGACTCCCTGCTCTGTTCAAAAACCCAGGTTTCCCTGGAGCACCACGCACTTCTTTTG TGCCACCTGACAGCCACCAGGACTCTTTCCCTCTGCCAGGTTCAGCTGAACCTAAACGGCCTCATGTGTCATTCG ACAAAGGAAACACTTTTAGAAACGACAGCAACCAACCAGCGGATCCTCCTCCTGCCCTCCCCCACCTCCTGCCCACCAAAGCCCCTCCCACCAACACCACTGCCTCCCCCCTCCTTAAATTACCCTCCAATGGTGACATGCTTCAGGGGCAGACTCAGCCCAGGGCGCCCACTAATGCACCTGAGAAGCCTCATAACCCTTCTG GATCTCCAGCTCGCCCGTCCACACCGATCAACAAGAAACCAAACCAGGTTGGAAAACCCGGAGACACAG ACAAGGTGAACAACCTGAAGCAGAACGACAAGTTGCCGTTCCTGAAACCCAAAGTGCCGCTGGCAACCACCAAGCCCACCAAGCAGGAACGAAAACAAGCCACAACTGTTTCACCGACACCTGCCA cCAGTCGACAGGAAACCTGGGAGGACTCAGACTTGTTTAAATCAAAGCCAACGTCTGACGTCGATGCCCTGGGCAAGAAACGTTACGTGG CACCGCATGTTATCTACCAAACCGGCAAGAAACCGGACGAGCCGtgctccatcacctcctccctCAGCTACTTCCCTGAAGACGAACCCAGCGAGGCAAACGTGACGGCTCCGCCCAGGACTGCTCCCTCCAACCTCACTGTGGTAACGGTGGAGGGATGCCCATCCTTCATCATCCTGGACTGGGAGAAAACGGACAACGACACCACCG AGTATGAGGTCATCTCCACCACTAAAGGACCCGACGGAGAACAGGTTTCCATCCTGACCACCAACCAGACTCACACCACCGTGGAGAACCTCAAACCTGAGAGCAG TTATGAGTTCAAGGTGAAGCCAAAGAACGAGCTGGGTGAAGGTCCTTCCAGTGAACCGGTGTCCTTCAACACAGAGTCAG CGGACCCGCGGGTGAGCGAGAACGTCTCAG GAAAAGACGCCATTTGGACTCAGTTCCCCTTCAAGACGGACTCGTACTCCGACTGCCACGGCAAACAGTACGTGAAGAGAACCTGGTACCGCAAGTTTGTGGGCGTTCAGCTCTGTAACTCGCTCAGGTACAAGATCTACCTCAGCGACTCGCTCAACG GTAAATTCTACAACA
- the abi3bpb gene encoding ABI family, member 3 (NESH) binding protein b isoform X2 — protein MAGIAPLLRVLLLLLGGTILLCGIPAQGIRVRRQNMKVRINATGDTIVMKFVRPSPDVKLEGYILGYGSSMFSKQFIQLPENGKPYETEMDAEPKYLVAVQPIPANDVKKHCTGKVNLEKPLHLVIGSVSPTAVLLSWGNYLKTPYEGNIMNECLEDGFYTIRYRERNRKWIYQTCPTSDTVIDNLKPNTAYEFGVRSNKDDRSGTWSKPVIHNTNMGNKNAQKPYKLRNPLAKPMKPLGPHTLFPPRPALHNRTQPRLPALFKNPGFPGAPRTSFDKGNTFRNDSNQPADPPPALPHLLPTKAPPTNTTASPLLKLPSNGDMLQGQTQPRAPTNAPEKPHNPSAFGKSQDRSSLLRSALANERAKANNWGQSSKRNLSPSLPLQPYNPAASTVSRSMGPPSRKPLFPFSNGFRQPHSSSRSSNSSPTSGKLGVNGQPHRGISPPKPALWSRPRLVNNSLLEDKKAEFPDVFGRSGPTIEEHFYGSPARPSTPINKKPNQVGKPGDTDKVNNLKQNDKLPFLKPKVPLATTKPTKQERKQATTVSPTPATSRQETWEDSDLFKSKPTSDVDALGKKRYVAPHVIYQTGKKPDEPCSITSSLSYFPEDEPSEANVTAPPRTAPSNLTVVTVEGCPSFIILDWEKTDNDTTEYEVISTTKGPDGEQVSILTTNQTHTTVENLKPESSYEFKVKPKNELGEGPSSEPVSFNTESADPRVSENVSGKDAIWTQFPFKTDSYSDCHGKQYVKRTWYRKFVGVQLCNSLRYKIYLSDSLNGKFYNIGDQTGFGEDHCQFVDSFLDGRTGRQLQADQLPSRAGFYRALRQEPVHFGQIGGHSHVNYVSWYECGTPIPGKW, from the exons ATGGCGGGCATCGCTCCCCTCCTCCGagtcctcctcctgctgctcggAGGCACGATTCTGCTCTGCGGCATCCCTGCGCAGGGGATCAGAG TGCGGCGGCAGAACATGAAGGTTCGGATCAACGCCACCGGCGACACCATTGTGATGAAATTTGTGCGTCCGAGTCCGGACGTGAAGCTGGAGGGTTATATTCTGGGTTACGGCAGCAGCATGTTCTCCAAACAGTTCATCCAGCTGCCCGAGAACGGGAAACCCTACGAGACCGAGATGG ACGCAGAACCCAAGTACCTGGTGGCCGTCCAGCCAATCCCAGCCAACGACGTGAAGAAGCACTGCACAG GGAAGGTGAACCTGGAGAAGCCGCTCCACCTGGTGATCGGCTCCGTCAGCCCGACGGCGGTGCTGCTGTCCTGGGGAAACTACCTGAAGACGCCGTACGAAGGGAACATCATGAACGAATGTCTCGAGGACGG GTTCTACACCATCCGCTACAGGGAGAGGAACAGGAAGTGGATCTACCAGACCTGCCCGACCAGCGACACAGTCATTGACAACCTGAAACCCAACACGGCGTATGAGTTTGGCGTCCGCTCCAACAAGGACGACCGCAGCGGCACATGGAGCAAACCAGTCATCCATAACACCAACATGGGCA ATAAAAATGCACAGAAGCCATACAAGCTGCGAAATCCTCTGGCAAAGCCGATG aaacCACTCGGACCTCACACTCTGTTCCCGCCTCGTCCGG CTTTGCACAACCGGACGCAGCCGCGACTCCCTGCTCTGTTCAAAAACCCAGGTTTCCCTGGAGCACCACGCACTTCTTTTG ACAAAGGAAACACTTTTAGAAACGACAGCAACCAACCAGCGGATCCTCCTCCTGCCCTCCCCCACCTCCTGCCCACCAAAGCCCCTCCCACCAACACCACTGCCTCCCCCCTCCTTAAATTACCCTCCAATGGTGACATGCTTCAGGGGCAGACTCAGCCCAGGGCGCCCACTAATGCACCTGAGAAGCCTCATAACCCTTCTG CTTTCGGCAAATCACAGGACAGATCGTCACTGCTGAGATCAGCTCTGGCCAATGAGCGGGCCAAAGCTAATAACTGGG GTCAAAGCAGCAAAAGAAATCTCTCTCCGTCGCTGCCTTTACAGCCCTACAACCCAGCTGCTTCCACGGTTTCCAGATCCATGGGGCCTCCATCAAGAAAACCCCTCTTTCCCTTCTCTAACGGCTTCAGACAGCCCCACTCTTCCTCTAGATCCAGTAACTCATCCCCGACCTCGGGCAAACTCGGGG TAAACGGACAGCCTCACCGGGGCATTTCCCCACCTAAACCCGCCTTATGGTCCCGACCTCgactgg TGAACAACTCATTGCTGGAGGACAAGAAGGCTGAATTCCCTGACGTGTTCGGTCGTTCGGGTCCCACTATTGAAGAGCATTTTTATG GATCTCCAGCTCGCCCGTCCACACCGATCAACAAGAAACCAAACCAGGTTGGAAAACCCGGAGACACAG ACAAGGTGAACAACCTGAAGCAGAACGACAAGTTGCCGTTCCTGAAACCCAAAGTGCCGCTGGCAACCACCAAGCCCACCAAGCAGGAACGAAAACAAGCCACAACTGTTTCACCGACACCTGCCA cCAGTCGACAGGAAACCTGGGAGGACTCAGACTTGTTTAAATCAAAGCCAACGTCTGACGTCGATGCCCTGGGCAAGAAACGTTACGTGG CACCGCATGTTATCTACCAAACCGGCAAGAAACCGGACGAGCCGtgctccatcacctcctccctCAGCTACTTCCCTGAAGACGAACCCAGCGAGGCAAACGTGACGGCTCCGCCCAGGACTGCTCCCTCCAACCTCACTGTGGTAACGGTGGAGGGATGCCCATCCTTCATCATCCTGGACTGGGAGAAAACGGACAACGACACCACCG AGTATGAGGTCATCTCCACCACTAAAGGACCCGACGGAGAACAGGTTTCCATCCTGACCACCAACCAGACTCACACCACCGTGGAGAACCTCAAACCTGAGAGCAG TTATGAGTTCAAGGTGAAGCCAAAGAACGAGCTGGGTGAAGGTCCTTCCAGTGAACCGGTGTCCTTCAACACAGAGTCAG CGGACCCGCGGGTGAGCGAGAACGTCTCAG GAAAAGACGCCATTTGGACTCAGTTCCCCTTCAAGACGGACTCGTACTCCGACTGCCACGGCAAACAGTACGTGAAGAGAACCTGGTACCGCAAGTTTGTGGGCGTTCAGCTCTGTAACTCGCTCAGGTACAAGATCTACCTCAGCGACTCGCTCAACG GTAAATTCTACAACA